GTGGCGCATAGGGCCCGGCGGCGCCTACAGCGGAGAGGTGAGCAGCCGGCCGGCCAGCAGACCGGTGGCCGCCTCCAGGTCGAGGTCGGCCACGAGGAGCCCCTCCCGACCGTAGGGCTGGTAACAGAGGAGGCCGCCGTCGGGTGCCGCGATCGCCGACGTGGTCCCCGACCCCTCGCTGGCGTAGTTCACCGAGGCGAAGTAGCAGGTGTTCTCGGCCGCGCGGCACAGGATGGCCTTCTCGTGGAAGGTGTTGGCCGGGTCGCCGAACGTCGTGGGGCGGTAGCTGCCGGGCTCGGCGACGGCGGCGGTGGCGAGGCTCACCGCGTCGTCGACGGACGTCGGCTGGCGTAGGTTGGCGAGCGCGACCCTGACGGTGGTCATGGCGACGATCGTACTGAGCGGGGCGGCGCTAGCCCACCGTCACTTCCGCAGGTCCTCGGCCAGCGCGACGATGATGTCGGCCGGTCCCCGCAGGTAGCAGAGCCGGTAGGTGTCCTCGTACTGGGCCACCTCGCCCATAAGCACGCCGCCGTGCCTCCGGGCGATGTCGAGGGCGTCGTCGAGGCTGTCGACCTCGAACATGATGCTGCGCAGGCCGAGCGCGTTCGGGGGCTGGACCGCCGGCTGCACCGGGACGAGGTCGGGGCTGCGGAACCGCGTCAGCTCCAGGCGCCCGTGGCCGTCCGGCGTGCGCAGCAGCACGATGTTCACGCGCACGTCGTCCATGCCGTTGACGCGGTCGATCCAGTCGCCCTCGAGCTGCCCCTCGCCCTCGACCGTCATGCCCAGCGCCGAGAAGAACGCGACGGCCGACTCGAGGTCATCGACGACGACTACCGTGTGGTCCAGCCTCTTGATCGTCATGGGCCAGTATCCCGGTCCGGCGCGCGGTTCCTCGCGGCTCCCGCTACAGTGCGGTCATGGCCGACGCGCCGTTCGTACCTCCCGACTTCGACCCTCCCACCTCGCTGGTGACGGACCGCTTCCGGCTCGAACCGCTCGGGCCGCAGCACAACCAGTCCGACCACAGGGCCTGGACGAGCAGCATCGAGCACATCAGGTCGACGCCCGGCTACCCTGACGGCCGCTGGCCGCCGGAGGGCGGCATGTCGCTGGAGCGGAACCGCCAAGACCTCGAGCGCCACGCCGCCGACTTCGCCGCCCGGCGGGGGTTCACGTTCACCGTCCTCGACCCATCTGACGGCGACGTGATCGGCTGCGTCTACATCTACCCGAGCAGGTCGCCCGACCACGACGCCGACGTCCGCTCGTGGGTCCGCGCCGACCGCGCCCAGCTCGACCAGCCCCTCGCCGAGGCGGTCTCCGTCTGGCTGAGGGAGGCGTG
Above is a genomic segment from Trueperaceae bacterium containing:
- a CDS encoding VOC family protein — its product is MTIKRLDHTVVVVDDLESAVAFFSALGMTVEGEGQLEGDWIDRVNGMDDVRVNIVLLRTPDGHGRLELTRFRSPDLVPVQPAVQPPNALGLRSIMFEVDSLDDALDIARRHGGVLMGEVAQYEDTYRLCYLRGPADIIVALAEDLRK
- a CDS encoding nitrilase-related carbon-nitrogen hydrolase, with amino-acid sequence MTTVRVALANLRQPTSVDDAVSLATAAVAEPGSYRPTTFGDPANTFHEKAILCRAAENTCYFASVNYASEGSGTTSAIAAPDGGLLCYQPYGREGLLVADLDLEAATGLLAGRLLTSPL